Proteins encoded by one window of Methanobacterium sp. CWC-01:
- a CDS encoding tRNA-binding protein, producing the protein MWDTSNDYRLKVAEKSVELFIRTVDRANLKGRWSKKQALDAARKMVPEIQSLYYSYLSPVEMAESTHLKTLEALAQEVMEALGGESWNRQFLQMADRGEREKVEESLAKIKFFLNTIYGLRQRILLGEINDPVIGVDMKKGEILSVAKHPAALKLLICNLNLGERAITVVTNDLTLKDGDKVAVALLPPENFLGITSEGMFLGAGDGVLKDVDGDIGDIPRGIPLEALNEARNLVEAFLKC; encoded by the coding sequence ATGTGGGATACCAGTAACGATTACCGGCTTAAAGTGGCAGAAAAGTCTGTTGAACTTTTTATAAGAACTGTGGACCGGGCCAATCTCAAGGGAAGGTGGAGTAAAAAACAAGCCCTGGATGCTGCCCGTAAAATGGTACCAGAGATCCAGTCGCTGTATTATTCTTACCTTTCCCCGGTTGAAATGGCCGAGAGCACACACCTGAAAACATTGGAGGCACTTGCCCAGGAAGTAATGGAAGCATTGGGAGGTGAGTCCTGGAATCGCCAGTTCCTACAGATGGCGGATCGTGGTGAAAGGGAAAAAGTGGAGGAATCATTGGCCAAGATAAAGTTCTTCCTAAACACCATCTACGGTCTCAGGCAGAGGATTCTTTTAGGAGAGATAAATGACCCGGTAATAGGTGTTGACATGAAAAAAGGGGAAATTCTCAGTGTGGCAAAACATCCAGCTGCTTTAAAACTTTTAATATGTAATTTAAACCTGGGTGAACGTGCAATAACTGTGGTTACCAATGATTTAACCCTGAAAGATGGTGATAAAGTGGCGGTGGCCCTTCTACCTCCTGAAAACTTCTTAGGTATTACCAGTGAAGGAATGTTCCTGGGGGCTGGAGACGGTGTTTTAAAGGATGTGGATGGTGATATAGGGG
- a CDS encoding aspartate dehydrogenase encodes MKVGILGCGAIANIITNFSQEGKLGVEIAFFYDRDMERAENLASQVDGRVVLNLEDMLDEVDLVIEAASPQAVEQMVPLILEKGRDVLIMSVGGLMNPQIRKNLESIAKKNNAKIHVPSGAIVGLDGMKAASIGKIQNATLITRKPPRSLGIETKEETILYQGKASAAVEKFPMNINVAATLSIAAGMEIEVQIIADPQVDRNMHEVRVVGDFGEFRTVTENVRCAINPKTSVMAAYSAIKLLNSLNENLQVGT; translated from the coding sequence ATGAAGGTTGGAATTCTAGGTTGCGGCGCCATAGCTAACATAATAACTAATTTTTCCCAAGAGGGCAAGCTCGGCGTCGAAATTGCATTTTTCTACGATCGGGATATGGAAAGGGCGGAAAATCTGGCGTCCCAGGTAGATGGCAGGGTGGTTCTGAACCTGGAGGACATGCTGGACGAAGTGGACCTGGTTATCGAGGCTGCTTCCCCTCAGGCTGTGGAACAGATGGTTCCCCTTATTTTAGAAAAGGGTAGAGATGTGCTGATCATGAGTGTGGGGGGGCTTATGAACCCCCAAATAAGGAAAAATCTTGAATCTATAGCTAAAAAGAATAATGCCAAGATTCACGTCCCCTCCGGGGCAATAGTTGGTCTAGACGGTATGAAAGCAGCTTCAATTGGTAAAATCCAAAATGCAACCCTTATTACCCGAAAACCCCCCCGTTCACTTGGTATCGAAACCAAGGAAGAAACCATACTTTATCAGGGAAAGGCCAGTGCTGCGGTGGAGAAGTTTCCCATGAACATTAACGTGGCAGCCACTTTGAGCATTGCAGCCGGTATGGAAATCGAGGTGCAGATAATCGCTGACCCCCAAGTAGACCGAAACATGCATGAAGTCCGGGTGGTGGGTGACTTTGGAGAATTTAGGACCGTTACTGAAAACGTTCGATGTGCCATTAACCCAAAAACCAGCGTTATGGCCGCTTATTCTGCCATTAAACTCCTGAATAGTCTTAATGAAAATCTTCAGGTCGGCACTTAG
- a CDS encoding PRC-barrel domain-containing protein, which produces MVELTNLYNLDVYTTRGKYVGRIQDVVLNIKKGRVSTLKAVAINHDKKSVGIKDVITKSIRIVPETDEIRPLKEEGSIDIPYERVQAVGDILLISPEIKEPAVSPQ; this is translated from the coding sequence ATGGTGGAGTTAACAAATCTATACAACTTGGATGTGTACACCACCCGCGGTAAATACGTGGGACGGATTCAGGACGTTGTGTTGAACATTAAGAAAGGAAGAGTTTCAACCCTGAAGGCAGTTGCCATAAATCATGACAAAAAAAGTGTGGGCATTAAGGACGTAATAACCAAGAGTATCCGTATAGTACCCGAAACTGACGAAATCCGGCCCCTTAAAGAAGAAGGTAGTATAGATATACCTTACGAGAGGGTGCAGGCCGTGGGGGACATACTGTTAATTAGCCCCGAGATAAAAGAACCTGCAGTGTCTCCACAGTAG